The Burkholderia lata genome contains a region encoding:
- a CDS encoding putative toxin-antitoxin system toxin component, PIN family produces MTRSLAPHAAHRVVLDSNVWIDILVFDDPATRPIRAALERGTLAAVIDGRCLTELEYVLDYPQFQARAVDKAAALATVARLANLVEPPAVDADAPPLPKCKDRDDQKFLELARAAQAEWLVSKDRALLKLAKRTARDFGFRIAQPAPFAEACALDATPA; encoded by the coding sequence ATGACCCGCTCTCTCGCCCCGCATGCCGCACATCGCGTCGTGCTCGACTCGAACGTCTGGATCGACATCCTCGTATTCGACGACCCCGCTACGCGCCCGATCCGTGCCGCGCTCGAACGCGGCACGCTTGCTGCCGTGATCGACGGCCGCTGCCTGACCGAACTCGAGTATGTGCTCGATTATCCGCAGTTCCAGGCGCGCGCTGTCGACAAGGCGGCCGCACTCGCGACCGTCGCTCGCCTCGCGAACCTCGTCGAGCCGCCGGCCGTCGACGCCGACGCCCCGCCCCTGCCGAAGTGCAAGGACCGCGACGACCAGAAGTTTCTGGAACTCGCCCGCGCCGCCCAGGCCGAGTGGCTCGTGTCGAAAGACCGCGCGCTGCTGAAGCTTGCGAAGCGCACCGCACGCGACTTCGGCTTCCGGATCGCGCAACCCGCACCGTTTGCCGAGGCCTGCGCGCTCGACGCCACGCCGGCCTGA
- the cueR gene encoding Cu(I)-responsive transcriptional regulator — MNIGDASRESGVSAKMIRYYEQVGLLAPSKRTDAGYRIYGADEIHILRFIRQARRLGFLVEDIRKLLMLWQDRSRASAEVKSIALEHVAELDKRIAELSDMRDTLADLAAHCHGDGRPECPILARLSDPVGEPN, encoded by the coding sequence ATGAATATCGGCGACGCGTCGCGCGAATCCGGAGTCAGCGCAAAGATGATCCGGTACTACGAACAGGTCGGTCTGCTCGCGCCGAGCAAGCGTACCGACGCCGGCTACCGGATCTACGGTGCGGACGAGATCCATATCCTGCGCTTCATCCGTCAGGCGCGACGCCTTGGCTTTCTCGTCGAGGACATCCGCAAGCTACTGATGCTCTGGCAAGACCGCTCCCGCGCGAGCGCCGAAGTGAAGTCGATTGCCCTCGAGCATGTGGCCGAACTCGACAAGCGCATCGCCGAGCTGAGCGACATGCGCGACACACTGGCCGATCTTGCTGCGCACTGCCATGGTGACGGACGGCCCGAATGCCCGATTTTGGCGCGTCTTTCTGACCCCGTTGGTGAACCAAATTAG
- a CDS encoding BspC domain-containing protein: MSHSLLTNNQMDSSPASLRIFRALGKLAACIAGLSLALPTPAFADLLDQRSELINKFVNEMHADPLAADCAAHGSFIASTSSAFDRVDFAPNAFDSGNATITPWNDSFDQGKQRVKVDNIVTVDGLGIHSDGSDPTPLKFRCGYVGQQMLAFSWNDPVPPLKPRVERSSSSTKKFKGKSHRGKGKAKASGRTGSKKAVATKKSSGQKKVVKKTAKKS; this comes from the coding sequence ATGTCTCATTCGCTCCTCACCAATAACCAGATGGACAGCTCTCCTGCGTCGCTCCGGATTTTCCGGGCGCTCGGCAAGCTGGCAGCCTGTATTGCGGGCCTGTCGCTTGCGCTTCCGACACCGGCATTCGCCGATCTGCTCGACCAGCGCTCCGAACTGATCAACAAATTCGTCAACGAAATGCATGCCGATCCGCTCGCCGCCGATTGTGCAGCGCACGGCAGTTTCATCGCCAGCACGTCGTCGGCCTTCGACCGCGTCGACTTCGCGCCGAACGCATTCGACAGCGGTAACGCGACGATCACGCCATGGAACGACTCGTTCGACCAGGGCAAGCAGCGCGTGAAGGTCGACAATATCGTCACGGTCGACGGCCTCGGCATCCATAGCGACGGCAGCGACCCGACGCCGCTGAAATTCCGATGCGGCTATGTCGGTCAGCAAATGCTCGCGTTCAGCTGGAACGACCCGGTTCCGCCGCTGAAGCCGCGCGTCGAGCGCTCCTCGTCCTCGACGAAGAAATTCAAGGGCAAGTCGCACCGAGGCAAGGGCAAGGCAAAGGCATCGGGCCGCACCGGCAGCAAGAAGGCCGTCGCAACGAAAAAATCGAGCGGCCAGAAGAAGGTCGTGAAGAAGACCGCGAAGAAGTCCTGA
- a CDS encoding energy-coupling factor ABC transporter permease: protein MGFLFTPLPLWVGIGGWIAAVALLALAIWNRPFVRLQDATLQHVWLALVTAIAVLWASNAWLEDGIVMHLLGATLLVTLFDWTLALIAMGAVTAVAAIIFDAPWQGIGLTYLIYGALPVAVSALLQRAALAWLPHNLASFITGQGFLSPAIAIIAVAAAAAGVQLALADGVPVVIPAGYLLNTALLALGEAWFTGMATALIAVYRPAWVTTFDVRRYRLGGPRA from the coding sequence ATGGGTTTTCTTTTCACACCGCTTCCGCTCTGGGTTGGCATCGGTGGCTGGATCGCCGCCGTGGCCCTGCTCGCGCTCGCGATCTGGAATCGTCCATTCGTACGCCTGCAGGACGCCACGCTCCAGCACGTGTGGCTCGCGCTCGTCACCGCCATTGCGGTCCTCTGGGCCTCGAATGCGTGGCTCGAAGATGGCATCGTCATGCATCTGCTCGGCGCGACGCTGCTCGTCACATTGTTCGACTGGACACTCGCACTGATCGCGATGGGCGCCGTCACAGCGGTCGCCGCGATCATCTTCGACGCGCCCTGGCAGGGCATTGGCCTGACCTATCTGATCTACGGCGCGCTGCCGGTCGCCGTGTCGGCATTGCTGCAGCGCGCCGCACTCGCATGGTTGCCACACAATCTCGCGTCGTTCATTACCGGTCAGGGATTCCTGTCGCCGGCCATCGCGATCATCGCGGTCGCCGCTGCTGCGGCCGGGGTCCAGCTTGCGCTCGCGGATGGCGTGCCCGTCGTGATTCCCGCCGGCTATCTGCTGAACACCGCGCTGCTCGCACTCGGCGAAGCGTGGTTCACCGGCATGGCGACGGCACTCATCGCCGTCTATCGCCCCGCCTGGGTCACGACCTTCGACGTCCGGCGCTATCGTCTCGGCGGCCCGCGCGCCTGA
- a CDS encoding DUF2863 family protein, with the protein MRQRIAKRLPPDADKLVGLSLALFASGSRIEDRFWEAKLDALLAKIVRNGNQTTLDAALDHLQQNHPDAYGALADMAETHSESMVIEHEGQPFDALLVAVPVLAWTRYMIPSGPLKGDVADALRTHLQAHVLANGTLVGLAPFLYSIDQLPRHHVETYRLAQQLAHAAISQHTPKLSFGDLPETSPILADPRFLLAVVAAPAGAPLFRWQEEESGSRIERGQCLEQWTAQGGPNLSIALPGCEFECLLPDAYYSACRDADERVRPHTVRTAIRYLFDTLGAAPQELRAVVAGFGERRIDEYRVGFTRRASNDVIYGVVWPLYGRENGDVSIDSATLEGEAPIEGPVEEIVSLLKECGVTDVRRHAGRFEPEYCDDCGVPLYADPLGEIVHAEMPEDASPAQPHFH; encoded by the coding sequence ATGCGCCAGCGAATCGCCAAACGCCTCCCCCCCGATGCCGACAAACTGGTCGGTCTGTCGCTTGCGCTCTTCGCGTCGGGCAGCCGCATCGAGGATCGCTTCTGGGAAGCGAAGCTCGACGCGCTGCTCGCCAAGATTGTCCGCAACGGCAACCAGACCACGCTCGACGCAGCGCTCGACCATCTTCAGCAGAATCACCCCGACGCCTATGGCGCGCTCGCCGACATGGCCGAGACGCACAGCGAGTCGATGGTGATCGAGCACGAAGGCCAACCGTTCGATGCGCTGCTGGTCGCCGTCCCGGTTCTCGCATGGACGCGCTACATGATTCCGTCGGGCCCGCTCAAGGGCGACGTTGCCGACGCGCTGCGAACACACCTGCAGGCGCACGTGCTTGCGAACGGCACCCTCGTCGGGCTTGCCCCGTTCCTCTACAGCATCGACCAGTTGCCGCGCCACCATGTCGAGACCTACCGGCTCGCCCAGCAGCTCGCGCATGCGGCGATCAGCCAGCACACGCCCAAGCTCAGCTTCGGCGACCTGCCCGAAACCTCGCCGATCCTGGCCGACCCGCGCTTCCTGCTCGCCGTCGTCGCGGCCCCCGCTGGCGCACCACTGTTCCGCTGGCAGGAAGAAGAAAGCGGCAGCCGGATCGAACGTGGTCAGTGCCTCGAGCAATGGACGGCCCAGGGCGGCCCGAACCTGTCGATTGCCCTGCCCGGCTGCGAGTTCGAATGCCTGCTTCCGGACGCGTACTATTCCGCCTGCCGCGATGCGGACGAACGTGTGCGTCCGCACACGGTGAGAACGGCCATTCGTTATCTTTTCGACACACTTGGTGCAGCACCGCAAGAGCTGCGCGCGGTGGTCGCCGGCTTCGGCGAACGCCGTATCGACGAGTACCGTGTCGGCTTCACGCGGCGTGCCAGCAACGACGTAATTTACGGCGTCGTATGGCCGCTCTACGGCCGTGAAAACGGCGACGTGTCGATCGACAGCGCAACGCTCGAAGGCGAAGCACCGATCGAAGGGCCGGTCGAGGAAATCGTGAGCCTGCTGAAGGAATGCGGCGTAACCGACGTCCGGCGGCACGCGGGCCGCTTCGAACCCGAATACTGCGATGACTGCGGCGTGCCGCTTTACGCGGATCCGCTCGGCGAAATCGTCCACGCAGAAATGCCGGAAGACGCGTCACCCGCGCAGCCGCATTTCCACTGA
- a CDS encoding DUF3563 family protein — MIAYIVEKLSNWFESAERERREAYLATSSDIVQLESRIRSLETNGYSL; from the coding sequence ATGATCGCCTACATCGTCGAAAAGCTGAGCAACTGGTTCGAATCCGCAGAACGTGAACGCCGTGAGGCCTACCTCGCCACGTCGTCGGACATCGTCCAGCTCGAAAGCCGCATCCGCTCGCTGGAAACCAACGGCTACTCGCTGTAA
- a CDS encoding 23S rRNA (adenine(2030)-N(6))-methyltransferase RlmJ, whose protein sequence is MLSYRHGFHAGNHADVLKHAVVVQLLRYLNKKDKSYWYIDTHAGAGVYSLRDGYAAKTSEFDTGIGRLWNEKNLPEALGDYVDEVRALNDDGELRFYPGSPYIAWRSMREQDRMRLFEMHTTEIDVLRHNFRDAGRRAMIFAGDGFEGVKALLPPPPRRALVLIDPSYEDKKDYARTVTCVTECLKRFATGCYAVWYPQVTRTESQRFPEQLKRLQPNNWLHLTLTVSNPPTDGLGLYGSGMFILNPPYTLAQSMNEALPYLVEMLGQDSGARCQIEHRGN, encoded by the coding sequence ATGCTCAGTTATCGTCACGGTTTTCACGCAGGCAATCACGCGGACGTGCTCAAGCACGCCGTCGTCGTCCAGCTGTTGCGCTACCTGAACAAGAAAGACAAGTCGTACTGGTACATCGACACGCATGCCGGTGCCGGCGTGTACTCGCTGCGCGACGGCTACGCGGCGAAGACGTCGGAATTCGACACCGGAATCGGCCGACTGTGGAACGAAAAGAACCTGCCGGAGGCGCTGGGTGATTATGTGGATGAAGTTCGCGCGCTGAACGACGACGGTGAACTGCGCTTCTACCCCGGTTCTCCGTACATCGCCTGGCGATCGATGCGCGAGCAGGACCGCATGCGCCTGTTCGAAATGCACACGACGGAAATCGACGTGCTACGCCACAATTTCCGTGATGCGGGGCGACGCGCGATGATCTTCGCGGGCGACGGCTTCGAAGGCGTCAAGGCGCTGCTGCCGCCGCCGCCGCGACGCGCACTCGTGCTGATCGACCCGTCCTATGAGGACAAGAAGGATTACGCGCGCACGGTGACTTGCGTGACGGAATGCCTGAAGCGTTTCGCGACCGGCTGCTATGCAGTCTGGTATCCGCAGGTGACCCGGACCGAATCGCAGCGTTTTCCCGAGCAGTTGAAGCGCCTGCAACCGAACAACTGGCTGCACCTGACACTGACGGTATCGAATCCGCCGACTGACGGGCTGGGTCTCTACGGCAGCGGGATGTTCATTCTGAATCCGCCGTATACGCTCGCCCAGAGCATGAACGAGGCACTGCCCTACCTGGTCGAGATGCTCGGACAGGATAGCGGCGCCCGCTGCCAGATCGAACACCGCGGAAACTGA
- a CDS encoding 3-hydroxybutyrate dehydrogenase gives MAADLSGKTAVVTGAASGIGKEIALELAKAGAAVAIADLNQDGANAVADEIVKAGGKAIGVAMDVTNEEAVNSGIDKVAATFGSVDILVSNAGIQIVNPIENYAFSDWKKMQAIHVDGAFLTTKAALKHMYKDDRGGVVIYMGSVHSHEASPLKSAYVTAKHGLLGLARVLAKEGAKHNVRSHVVCPGFVRTPLVDKQIPEQAKELGISEEEVVKKVMLGNTVDGVFTTVQDVAQTVLFLSAFPSAALTGQSFIVSHGWFMQ, from the coding sequence ATGGCAGCAGATCTGAGCGGCAAGACCGCAGTCGTCACGGGCGCCGCGAGCGGCATCGGCAAGGAAATCGCACTCGAGCTCGCCAAGGCGGGCGCGGCCGTTGCGATCGCCGACCTGAACCAGGACGGCGCGAACGCCGTTGCCGACGAGATCGTCAAGGCGGGCGGCAAGGCGATCGGCGTCGCGATGGACGTGACGAACGAGGAAGCCGTGAACAGCGGGATCGACAAGGTGGCCGCAACGTTCGGCTCGGTCGACATCCTCGTGTCGAACGCAGGCATCCAGATCGTCAACCCGATCGAGAACTACGCGTTCTCCGACTGGAAGAAGATGCAGGCGATCCACGTCGACGGCGCGTTCCTGACGACCAAGGCCGCGCTCAAGCACATGTACAAGGACGATCGCGGCGGTGTCGTGATCTACATGGGCTCGGTGCACTCGCACGAAGCGTCGCCGCTGAAGTCGGCGTACGTGACGGCCAAGCACGGCCTGCTCGGCCTGGCCCGTGTGCTGGCGAAGGAAGGCGCGAAGCACAACGTGCGCTCGCACGTCGTGTGTCCGGGCTTCGTGCGCACGCCGCTGGTCGACAAGCAGATTCCGGAGCAGGCGAAGGAGCTCGGCATCAGCGAAGAGGAAGTGGTGAAGAAGGTGATGCTCGGCAACACGGTCGACGGCGTGTTCACGACCGTTCAGGACGTCGCGCAGACGGTGCTGTTCCTGTCGGCCTTCCCGAGCGCCGCGCTCACGGGCCAGTCGTTCATCGTCAGCCACGGCTGGTTCATGCAGTGA
- the yaaA gene encoding peroxide stress protein YaaA produces MIIVLSPAKSLDYDTPAHVQSYTKPAFVDDASELIDGLRKLSPQDIATLMDISDPLARLNFQRYADWSTTFTPANAKQAVLAFNGDVYEGFDAKSLSSADLDYAQQHVRVLSGLYGLLRPLDLLQPYRLEMGTRFPTARGKDLYAFWGDRITRALNEQLETRSGAARVLVNCASTEYFKSVKPKLLAAPVITPVFEDWKGGRYKIISFHAKRARGLMARFIVENRITDPKALKDFATEGYAFDAAASNDSTYVYRRRVGE; encoded by the coding sequence ATGATAATCGTTCTCTCTCCAGCCAAATCCCTCGACTACGATACGCCCGCACATGTCCAGTCTTACACGAAGCCTGCATTCGTCGACGACGCGTCCGAGTTGATCGACGGCCTGCGCAAGCTTTCGCCGCAGGACATCGCGACGCTGATGGATATCTCCGATCCGCTCGCGCGCCTGAATTTCCAGCGCTACGCGGACTGGTCGACGACCTTTACGCCGGCCAACGCGAAGCAGGCCGTGCTCGCGTTCAACGGCGACGTATATGAAGGATTCGACGCCAAATCGCTGTCGTCCGCCGATCTCGACTATGCGCAACAGCACGTGCGCGTGCTGTCGGGCCTGTACGGGCTGTTGCGTCCGCTCGACCTGCTGCAGCCGTACCGGCTCGAGATGGGTACGCGCTTCCCGACTGCGCGCGGCAAGGATCTGTACGCGTTCTGGGGCGACCGCATCACGCGGGCGCTGAACGAGCAGCTCGAAACGCGCAGCGGCGCGGCGCGTGTGCTGGTCAACTGCGCGTCGACCGAATATTTCAAGTCGGTCAAACCGAAACTGCTGGCCGCGCCCGTCATCACGCCGGTATTCGAGGACTGGAAGGGCGGCCGCTACAAGATCATCAGCTTCCATGCGAAGCGTGCGCGCGGCCTGATGGCGCGCTTTATCGTCGAGAACCGCATTACCGACCCGAAGGCGCTGAAGGATTTCGCGACGGAAGGCTATGCGTTCGATGCGGCCGCGTCGAACGATTCGACTTACGTATATCGCCGGCGAGTCGGCGAGTGA
- a CDS encoding response regulator transcription factor, which produces MRFLMLNSDAERRDGLKALLRQIDRHAGINDAPDSFQARRLLRNQRFDLVAIDWLDVGRLSELQAICNACSPTPVAVLVDETSPEAIQRFFNYGVAGVIPHSTRPHLIVRALEIVLLGGHYIPPIALRLLPSTAAARYDAHFQTLAGSLPRRPPSGLLSPRQAQIMRFVHMGSTNKMIARTLGISEGTVKIHLASIFQQLGAANRAAAVAIYNGWLSPHLEVLLANRSRARKPPIGEHGPVPLRTQRNDRPYPLPASIDSAQDLPIAAEPPARFRRER; this is translated from the coding sequence ATGCGGTTCCTGATGCTCAATTCAGACGCCGAGCGGCGTGACGGACTGAAGGCCCTGTTGCGACAGATCGACCGTCACGCCGGCATCAACGACGCGCCCGACAGTTTCCAGGCGCGCAGGCTGCTGCGTAACCAGCGCTTCGACCTCGTCGCGATCGACTGGCTCGACGTCGGCCGGCTCAGCGAGCTTCAGGCGATCTGCAACGCTTGCTCGCCGACACCCGTCGCCGTCCTGGTCGACGAAACATCGCCCGAAGCCATCCAGCGCTTCTTCAACTACGGTGTTGCCGGCGTGATCCCGCATTCCACGCGCCCACACCTGATCGTGCGTGCGCTCGAGATCGTGCTGCTGGGCGGGCACTACATCCCGCCGATCGCGCTCCGCCTGCTGCCCTCTACTGCTGCGGCGCGCTACGATGCCCATTTCCAGACACTCGCCGGGTCACTTCCCCGCCGGCCGCCCAGCGGCCTCTTGTCGCCACGGCAGGCGCAGATCATGCGCTTCGTCCACATGGGCAGCACCAACAAGATGATCGCCCGCACACTCGGCATCAGCGAGGGCACCGTCAAGATCCATCTCGCCAGCATCTTCCAGCAGCTTGGTGCCGCCAACCGCGCCGCCGCGGTGGCGATCTACAACGGCTGGCTGTCGCCCCACCTCGAGGTGCTGCTGGCGAACCGCAGTCGCGCGCGCAAGCCGCCCATCGGCGAACACGGCCCGGTGCCGCTGCGTACGCAACGGAATGACCGCCCGTACCCGTTGCCTGCCTCGATCGACAGCGCGCAGGACCTGCCGATCGCCGCCGAGCCACCGGCGCGGTTCCGGCGGGAACGCTAG
- a CDS encoding amino acid aminotransferase, producing MSLFSAVQLAPRDPILGLNEAFNADARPTKVNLGVGVYTNEEGKIPLLRAVREAEKVRVDAGLPRGYLPIDGIAAYDAAVQKLLLGNDSPLIAAGRVVTAQALGGTGALKIGADFLRTVNPNVKVAISDPSWENHRALFEAAGFEVVAYPYYDAATNGVNFEGMLSALNSYAAGTVVVLHACCHNPTGVDLTEAQWQQVVDVVKARNLVPFLDMAYQGFGENIEADAAAVRLFAAADLNAFVSSSFSKSFSLYGERVGALSIITSSKEEATRVLSQLKRVIRTNYSNPPTHGGAVVAAVLASPELHASWVQELGEMRDRIRSMRNGLVERLKASGVDRDFSFINEQRGMFSYSGLTSAQVDRLRDEFGIYAVGTGRICVAALNTRNLDAVANAVAAVLK from the coding sequence ATGTCGCTCTTCTCCGCTGTCCAGCTTGCTCCCCGCGACCCGATCCTGGGCCTGAACGAAGCCTTCAACGCCGATGCGCGTCCGACCAAGGTCAACCTCGGCGTCGGTGTGTACACGAACGAAGAAGGCAAGATTCCGCTGCTGCGCGCGGTTCGCGAAGCAGAGAAGGTGCGTGTCGACGCCGGCCTGCCCCGCGGCTACCTGCCGATCGACGGCATCGCTGCCTACGACGCGGCCGTGCAGAAGCTGCTGCTCGGCAACGACTCGCCGCTGATCGCAGCTGGTCGCGTGGTCACGGCCCAGGCGCTGGGCGGCACGGGCGCACTGAAGATCGGCGCCGATTTCCTGCGCACCGTGAACCCGAACGTGAAGGTCGCGATTAGCGATCCGAGCTGGGAAAACCACCGCGCGCTGTTCGAAGCAGCCGGTTTCGAAGTCGTTGCGTACCCGTATTACGACGCTGCCACCAATGGCGTGAACTTCGAAGGCATGCTGTCGGCACTGAATAGCTACGCGGCAGGTACGGTCGTCGTGCTGCACGCGTGCTGCCACAACCCGACCGGCGTGGACCTGACCGAAGCGCAATGGCAACAGGTCGTCGACGTCGTGAAGGCGCGCAACCTCGTGCCGTTCCTCGACATGGCCTACCAGGGCTTCGGCGAGAACATCGAGGCCGATGCTGCTGCCGTGCGCCTGTTTGCCGCGGCTGACCTGAACGCATTCGTGTCGTCGTCGTTCTCGAAGTCGTTCTCGCTGTATGGCGAGCGCGTCGGCGCACTGTCGATCATCACGTCGAGCAAGGAAGAGGCGACGCGCGTGCTGTCGCAACTGAAGCGCGTGATCCGCACGAACTACTCGAACCCGCCGACCCATGGCGGCGCCGTGGTCGCAGCGGTGCTCGCATCGCCGGAACTGCACGCTTCGTGGGTGCAGGAACTCGGTGAAATGCGCGATCGTATCCGCTCGATGCGCAATGGTCTCGTCGAGCGCCTGAAGGCAAGCGGCGTCGATCGCGACTTCAGCTTCATCAACGAGCAGCGCGGGATGTTCTCGTATTCGGGCCTGACCTCGGCGCAAGTCGATCGCCTGCGCGACGAGTTCGGCATCTACGCAGTCGGCACGGGCCGGATCTGCGTCGCAGCACTGAACACGCGCAACCTCGACGCGGTCGCCAATGCGGTCGCAGCCGTCCTGAAGTAA
- a CDS encoding potassium channel beta subunit family protein yields the protein MHYRRLGRSGLQISELSLGSWVTYGNQVDQRVARECLAAARDAGVNFFDNAEVYAGGKSEEIMGQALKSLDWPRVSYIVSTKFFWGLAEAPNQYHTLNRKYLLNAIDGSLRRLQLDYVDLVYCHRPDPNTPIEETVWAMSDMIVRGKALYWGTSEWSADEIRAACEIAERHHLHKPVVEQPQYNLFHRTRVEQEYARLYDDYGLGLTTWSPLASGLLTGKYRNGVPPGSRAQLQGYDWMRDRLTNQAANDIVERLGTIAAVLGCSTAQLAIAWVLANPRVSSVITGASRIEQIRDNMRALDVAEKLTPDVKQRIEEVVGDAYE from the coding sequence ATGCACTATCGACGGCTAGGCCGCTCCGGCCTGCAGATCAGCGAGCTTTCGCTCGGTTCGTGGGTGACCTACGGCAACCAGGTCGACCAGCGGGTCGCGCGCGAATGCCTGGCTGCGGCGCGCGACGCAGGCGTCAATTTCTTCGACAACGCCGAAGTCTACGCCGGCGGCAAATCCGAGGAAATCATGGGCCAAGCGCTCAAGTCGCTCGACTGGCCGCGCGTCAGCTATATCGTGTCCACGAAGTTCTTCTGGGGCCTGGCCGAAGCGCCGAACCAGTATCACACGCTGAACCGGAAGTACCTGCTGAACGCCATCGACGGCTCGCTGCGCCGGCTGCAACTCGACTATGTCGATCTCGTCTACTGCCATCGCCCCGACCCGAACACGCCGATCGAGGAAACCGTCTGGGCGATGAGCGACATGATCGTACGCGGCAAGGCGCTGTACTGGGGCACGTCGGAATGGAGTGCCGACGAGATCCGCGCTGCGTGCGAGATCGCCGAGCGGCATCACCTGCACAAGCCCGTCGTCGAGCAGCCGCAGTACAACCTGTTCCATCGCACGCGGGTCGAACAGGAATACGCGCGGCTCTATGACGACTACGGTCTCGGCCTCACTACCTGGAGCCCGCTGGCATCGGGCCTGCTCACCGGCAAGTACCGCAACGGCGTGCCGCCAGGCAGCCGCGCACAGTTGCAGGGTTACGACTGGATGCGCGACCGCCTGACCAATCAAGCCGCCAACGACATCGTCGAACGGCTCGGCACAATCGCAGCCGTGCTCGGATGCAGCACGGCCCAGCTCGCGATCGCGTGGGTGCTCGCCAATCCGCGCGTGAGTTCGGTCATCACGGGTGCGTCGCGGATCGAGCAGATCCGTGACAACATGCGCGCGCTCGACGTTGCCGAGAAGCTGACACCGGATGTGAAGCAACGCATCGAGGAGGTGGTCGGCGACGCGTACGAGTAA
- a CDS encoding M14 family metallopeptidase — protein sequence MALSITSNFDAGAIDVVSCDSPDAIRLRVRGDTRSEFAQWFYYRLTGARGERCVMTFENAAECAYPSGWRNYSAVASYDRVDWFRVPTTFDGKTMTIDHTPEFDSIYYAYFEPYSEERHAAFLGAVQQLPQASVVELGRTVEGRPMSLLTLGTPETDGTPKKKVWIIARQHPGESMAEWFVEGLVKRLAGWGDWAGDPVARKLYDRATFHIVPNMNPDGSVHGNLRTNAAGANLNREWMAPDAERSPEVLAVRDAIHAIGCDMFFDIHGDEDLPYVFVAGSEMLPSFTEQQGKEQTAFIDAFKVASPDFQTEHGYAASKYKEDALKLASKYIGHQFGCLSLTLEMPFKDNANLPDERVGWNGERSAALGAAMLAAILVHVDTFA from the coding sequence ATGGCCCTTTCGATCACCAGCAATTTCGACGCAGGCGCAATCGACGTCGTGTCCTGCGACAGTCCCGACGCGATTCGGCTGCGCGTGCGCGGCGACACCCGCTCGGAATTTGCGCAATGGTTTTACTACCGTTTGACGGGCGCGCGCGGCGAGCGCTGCGTGATGACGTTCGAGAATGCTGCCGAATGTGCGTATCCGTCGGGCTGGCGCAATTACAGCGCGGTGGCGAGCTATGACCGGGTCGACTGGTTCCGCGTGCCGACGACGTTCGACGGCAAGACGATGACCATCGATCACACGCCGGAATTCGACAGCATCTACTACGCGTATTTCGAACCGTACTCGGAAGAGCGTCACGCGGCGTTTCTCGGCGCGGTCCAGCAGTTGCCGCAGGCGAGCGTCGTCGAACTCGGCCGCACGGTCGAAGGTCGCCCGATGTCGCTGCTGACGCTCGGTACGCCGGAAACCGACGGCACGCCGAAGAAGAAGGTGTGGATCATCGCGCGCCAGCATCCTGGCGAGTCGATGGCCGAATGGTTCGTCGAAGGCCTCGTCAAGCGGCTGGCCGGATGGGGCGACTGGGCCGGCGATCCGGTCGCGCGCAAGCTGTACGATCGTGCGACGTTCCATATCGTCCCGAACATGAACCCGGACGGCAGCGTGCATGGCAACCTGCGCACCAATGCGGCAGGTGCGAACCTGAATCGCGAGTGGATGGCGCCCGATGCCGAGCGCAGTCCCGAGGTGCTGGCCGTGCGCGATGCAATCCATGCGATCGGCTGCGACATGTTCTTCGACATTCACGGCGACGAGGATCTGCCGTACGTGTTCGTTGCCGGGTCCGAGATGCTGCCGAGCTTCACCGAGCAGCAGGGCAAGGAGCAGACCGCGTTCATCGACGCGTTCAAGGTCGCGAGCCCTGACTTCCAGACTGAGCATGGCTATGCCGCGAGCAAGTACAAGGAGGACGCGCTCAAGCTCGCGTCGAAGTACATCGGCCACCAGTTCGGCTGTTTGTCGCTGACGCTCGAGATGCCGTTCAAGGACAACGCGAACCTGCCCGACGAACGAGTCGGCTGGAACGGCGAGCGCAGCGCGGCGCTTGGCGCGGCGATGCTGGCGGCGATCCTGGTGCACGTCGACACGTTCGCTTAA